Genomic DNA from Sporosarcina sp. ANT_H38:
TCATCTTACCCGTTCCTCCTTAGTACACCGGAAAACGACTATTACGTCGTCAATGATTTCCGGAGCTGTATAATTTCCCTGGCCAGCTCCAGCGCCCGGGTATGATCGTTTATTTTCTCTGCTTCTTTTGATTCCTGCATTTTCGCCTGAATCGTCATAGTGACTTTAAATCTTTCCAAATGATTAATGCAATCAGCTATTTCTTCTTCTGCATGTTCAGGATCTCTTTCCACCATTGCAGATTCTAGAACAATTTTTCTAAGTTCCCTATCTTCTAATGACTCTGCAAATCGATGAAAATCTGGTGTTCCATGTTGCTCGTAAAACCCGGCAAGTCGAATAAAAATTGCCACATAGTCTTCTCGGACGAACAAGTTTTGCTTGTTTGCTCGTAACCGATCAAACAGTTCTCCGTCGCTTAGCAGGTGACATAGTAACAATCGCTCTGCTCGCTCCGCGCCTGTCTTTTTCCTAATTGGAACAGTATTTTGAGGTCGTATTACTTCCCCATGTTTCGGTTCCACTTTTGCTTTCTTTGCCTGATGCCCGGCCATTTTTATAAATTGCTGATTAATGGCTTCGATTGACACACCGGTCACTGTTGAAAGCTGTCGAAAATAAAGATCCCGCTCTACTGGCGATGAACGCTTCGCTAATTCTTCCAGTACTTCATGGATATATTGCAACACATCGTTTTCATAAGATAAATTCTTTGATCGCTTTGCATAAGCCAATATGAACGACATGAATGAATGCGGATTACCAATGATTTTCTCACGGAATGCATCACCGCCTTGCTCTGTGATGTAGTCATCAGGGTCCATCTTGCCAGGCAACAATGCGATTTTAACATCCAACCCTTTTTGAGTGGCCAAGTCTGCAAATCGTTTTGCTGCTTCCCATCCGGCATCATCTCCGTCACAGCAAATGATAATTTCTTTAGCAATTCTTTTTAATTTTAAAAGATGCGTATCTGATAAAGATGTGCCCATTACGGCAACACTATTCGTCACACCCGCACGATCAGCCGAAATCGTATCCATAAATCCTTCGAACAGTATTACTTTACCCGTTTTCCGGACGTTAAGACGTGCACTGTGAAAATTGTACAAAATATGACTTTTTTCGAATATCGGGGTTTCAGGACTATTCAAGTATTTTGCTTCCTGTTTTGAACCGGAAAGTATTCGTCCGGAGAATGCCACAACGTTTCCATTGTCGTCATGAAGCGGGAACATGATACGTGCTCGAAATCTGTCAAAATAGCCTGTCCCATTGTCTTTCATAATGCAGAGTCCAGCTCGTTCCATTTCTCTCATATCGAAACTCTTACGTTTCAGGAGACTCGTTAGGGCTTCATTATCATTTAGCGACCACCCGATTCCATATTTTTCGATACTCTCTCTCGTAAACCCTCTTTTTTCAAGATATTCTAGTGCTTCCTCACCTTCTACAGTGTTTAGGAGTAGATGACTATAGAAGTTTGCAGCAAGAGCATGCGCCTCAATCATAGATTTAAATTCATTGTGCGGCTTCGCACCGGACCCTTCACTAACCGCAGCATCGATTTCAATACCTGTTCGTTCAGCGAGCTTTACAACCGCTTCAGTGAAGGGGCTATTTTCAATATCCATAATAAACGTAATCGCATTTCCACTAGCGCCACATCCGAAACAATGAAAGAGTTGTTTATCTTCGGTAACAGAGAAAGAAGGTGAACTTTCATCGTGAAATGGGCAAAGCCCGAACCAGTTCTTCCCTCTTTTTGTAAGTTGCACATATTCTCCAATTAGATCTACAATATCGGTCTTTGATCGGACGGCTTCTATCGTCTCTTCTGGTATTCTCGTCATCCTATCACCAACCACTCTATCTAGATTAAATTCGAGATAGTATTCAAAAATCCTTCTTTTTCGACAAAATATTTTCGATTATACTCGGAATCTTTCATACTACACTAATAGGAGGGCTTTATCTCTATCTAAACCTCATATTTCACAAAAAAATTTTTATTCATCCACAAAAGAAGAACCTACCCGGATTCGCGGTCGGTCCTTCTACGTCACAGTGTCCTGTTTTTAAACACCGCTCGATAACACGCTTAACAGTATTCCCCACTTCTCATTTAAGGAATACGATTAGTAATTTCGCTTAGTATGACATTTGCAGTTTCTTCTACAGCTCGGTTTGTTACATCAATAACATTGCAGCCGATTTTTGAAATCACATTATTGAAATGAGAAATTTCGGCTTGTATCCGTTCAACTCGTGCATAATTTGCATCATCTTTTAAACCAAGTGCAATGAGACGTTCTCTCCGAATAGAGTTTAGTTTTTCCGGTGAAATAACAAGTCCGAAACATTTAGCAGGGTCAATCATATATAATTCTTCCGGTGGCTCTACTTCAGGCACAAGTGGAACATTCGCCACTTTGTAACGTTTATGGGCAAGATATTGCGATAATGGTGTCTTCGAAGTTCTTGAAACCCCTACGAGAACAATATCGGCTCTTACAATCCCCCGTGGATCCCTACCATCGTCATATTTAACCGCGAATTCAATTGCTTCAATTTTTTTGAAATAATCTTCATCAAGTTTCCGTACGAGTCCTGGTTCTTCCAATGGCTTTTCACCGAGTTCCATACCAATTCGCTCAATAATAGGGCCTAGGAGATCGATGCTCTGAATTTTTTTAGTTTGACATGCTTCTTTTAGTTTTTGACACATTGAGGTCTTCACAAGCGTATAGATGATAATAGCATTTTGTTGTTTTGCTAAATAGACGATTTCATCAAGTTGAGATTCGTCTTCAACATGTGAAAACCTTTTAATTAACACAGTTTCTAGCCCTTGTCTGAATTGACTTGCCGCGGCTTTTGCAACAAGGTCGGCCGTTTCTCCGACTGAGTCGGAAATGATGAACAAAGATAGCTTCCTCATAGTATCCCCCTCATAATTCGTGATCATCCGCAAGTGAAAGGAAGGCTGCAGTAATATTGGTTTTCGTAACCCTGCCAACAACTTCTAGTCCCCCTCCATTGTCAATGACAACAGGTAGCGAATCAATTTGTTTGTCTATCATTTTCTTTGCCGCATGAAGAAGCGTATCTTGCTTTTCACAATACGTAATATTTGGCATTCTCGTCATAATCACATGGACCGGAATTTTCTCCAATTCATTGTTCCCAAGACTTGTCCTTAGCAAGTCTTTCCTTGAAAGGACTCCAGTAAGAAATGAAGATTGATCGACTACGAATAATGTCCCAACGTCATCTAAGAACATTTGACAAATTGCATCATAAACCGAAATGTTTTCTTCGACAACGACCGGAATAGACTGGAAGTCACGTACCCTCATACCGGTCATACTGTCTGCTACCGATTGGGCAGGTTTTTTTCCCGAATAAAAATAGCCTACTCGAGGTCTTGCATCCAAAAAGCCAGCCATTGTTAAAATAGCTAAGTCAGGACGGATTGTAGCCCTCGCTAGCTTGAGCCGCTCCGCGATGTGTTCACCGGTGATCGGCCCATCTGCTTTAACGATTTCAAAAATCTCCGTCTGACGCTTATTCAGTTCCATATATGTCACCGCCCTAAGCGTTCAATTGTTTATCCTTGATTATTATATACGAAGATGAGCGCTATTGCGAAGAAAGCGGAACCATGCTAAACTAAGGTAGAATTGAATAGGCGAAGATAGGACTATGAGTAATGTCAAATTGAAGCGAGCGGGGATAGTGAAAGCCCGTACCGACATGAAACGGCAACCTGGAGCTAATGCACTGTTAAAGAGGGCTGTTCATACAGCCAATTAGGGTGGAACCGCGGGTAATCATGCACTCGTCCCTGGACATATGTCCAGGGATGGGTGCTTATTTTAATTGGAGGGATTTATTATGTCAATGGAACAAGTTGTTAACTTAGCAAAGCAAAGAGGTTTTGTTTTCCAAGGCTCTGATATTTACGGAGGACTTGCAAATACGTGGGATTATGGCCCGCTTGGTATCGAATTAAAGAATAATATCAAAAAAGCTTGGTGGCAGAAATTCATTCAAGAATCGCCGTATAACGTCGGTCTTGACGCAGCTATCCTCATGAACCCGAAAGTGTGGGAAGCTTCAGGTCATATCGGAAACTTCAACGATCCGATGATTGATTGTAAAAAATGCAACACACGTCATCGTGCAGACAAACTAATTGAAGATGCACTCGATGCAAAAGGTATTGAAATGTTTGTAGATGGCCTATCTTTCGATAAAATGGCAGAGCTTATCAACGAACATAACGTTGTCTGCCCTACTTGTGGCGCTATGGATTATACAGATATTCGCCAGTTTAACTTGATGTTTAAAACAACACAAGGTGTTACGGATTCATCAGCGAATGAAATTTTCCTTCGCCCTGAAACAGCACAAGGTATCTTCGTAAACTTCAAAAACGTACAGCGTTCAATGAGAAAGAAAATGCCTTTTGGTATTGGACAAATAGGGAAA
This window encodes:
- the dnaG gene encoding DNA primase, with the translated sequence MTRIPEETIEAVRSKTDIVDLIGEYVQLTKRGKNWFGLCPFHDESSPSFSVTEDKQLFHCFGCGASGNAITFIMDIENSPFTEAVVKLAERTGIEIDAAVSEGSGAKPHNEFKSMIEAHALAANFYSHLLLNTVEGEEALEYLEKRGFTRESIEKYGIGWSLNDNEALTSLLKRKSFDMREMERAGLCIMKDNGTGYFDRFRARIMFPLHDDNGNVVAFSGRILSGSKQEAKYLNSPETPIFEKSHILYNFHSARLNVRKTGKVILFEGFMDTISADRAGVTNSVAVMGTSLSDTHLLKLKRIAKEIIICCDGDDAGWEAAKRFADLATQKGLDVKIALLPGKMDPDDYITEQGGDAFREKIIGNPHSFMSFILAYAKRSKNLSYENDVLQYIHEVLEELAKRSSPVERDLYFRQLSTVTGVSIEAINQQFIKMAGHQAKKAKVEPKHGEVIRPQNTVPIRKKTGAERAERLLLCHLLSDGELFDRLRANKQNLFVREDYVAIFIRLAGFYEQHGTPDFHRFAESLEDRELRKIVLESAMVERDPEHAEEEIADCINHLERFKVTMTIQAKMQESKEAEKINDHTRALELAREIIQLRKSLTT
- a CDS encoding pyruvate, water dikinase regulatory protein, yielding MRKLSLFIISDSVGETADLVAKAAASQFRQGLETVLIKRFSHVEDESQLDEIVYLAKQQNAIIIYTLVKTSMCQKLKEACQTKKIQSIDLLGPIIERIGMELGEKPLEEPGLVRKLDEDYFKKIEAIEFAVKYDDGRDPRGIVRADIVLVGVSRTSKTPLSQYLAHKRYKVANVPLVPEVEPPEELYMIDPAKCFGLVISPEKLNSIRRERLIALGLKDDANYARVERIQAEISHFNNVISKIGCNVIDVTNRAVEETANVILSEITNRIP
- a CDS encoding helix-turn-helix transcriptional regulator; the encoded protein is MELNKRQTEIFEIVKADGPITGEHIAERLKLARATIRPDLAILTMAGFLDARPRVGYFYSGKKPAQSVADSMTGMRVRDFQSIPVVVEENISVYDAICQMFLDDVGTLFVVDQSSFLTGVLSRKDLLRTSLGNNELEKIPVHVIMTRMPNITYCEKQDTLLHAAKKMIDKQIDSLPVVIDNGGGLEVVGRVTKTNITAAFLSLADDHEL